The Vespula vulgaris chromosome 22, iyVesVulg1.1, whole genome shotgun sequence genome window below encodes:
- the LOC127071559 gene encoding venom carboxylesterase-6-like yields the protein MLSSNRRYTNMVWTLASLLWLFANFITISLCQEKEESPKVQIKNGTLIGSFMITRNQRKFAGFRGIPYALPPLGKLRFEPPQPMTSWKGTLDARNDASICTQRNIYTHQEEIVGSEDCLYLNVYTPKVPNTNEEKNPRHNFPVMVWFHGGGWVTGAGHSEFYGPKFFLDHDVILVTLNFRLGPLGFLSTEDLISPGNQGLKDQVQVLRWINENIAAFGGDPNRVTIFGESAGGASVHYHMMSNLSKGLFQRAISQSGNAHCPWTLTRPGEAKKKAETIGKLFNCPTDDSMAMINCLKTKDAIDIIGTDRKFQEFDYCPMIPFRPVIEPDHSNAFITKDPIVNTKIGAVLDIPWMIGVTSEEGSLRVPSLYALHDGELIKKMNDDFPNVAPLTLLHGETCPDHLRDIISHAIREFYFKGNPIDNSTRFQVIDMYSDAWFNHCTRTSIRDFYRTQSSPIYYYYFSYKGSASFSKIFGDDSMDYGVTHADDLQYLFPVGEQLFPDVPLSKEDHKMIDIMTLLWFNFAKSGNPTPEITETITEKWKPVKSESLEYYRISNSILSMSDDLHPERRKFWDNLPECINQDNANKIPHGIKEEL from the exons ATGTTGTCGAGTAATCGAAGGTATACCAACATGGTATGGACATTGGCGAGTTTACTTTGGCTGTTCGccaattttattacaatttctctttgtcaagaaaaagaggagtCGCCAAaagtacaaattaaaaatggcACGTTGATCGGTTCGTTTATGATAACAAGGAACCAACGTAAATTCGCTGGATTCCGTGGTATACCATACGCATTACCACCACTTGGCAAACTCAGATTCGAA cCACCACAACCGATGACCTCGTGGAAAGGTACGTTGGATGCACGGAATGATGCATCAATATGCactcaaagaaatatttatactcaTCAAGAAGAAATCGTTGGTTCGGAGGATTGCCTTTATCTAAATGTTTATACACCTAAAGTACCTAAcacaaacgaagaaaagaaccCTCGACATAATTTTCCCGTTATGGTTTGGTTCCATGGTGGTGGTTGGGTCACCGGTGCCGGTCATTCCGAGTTTTATGGACCTAAATTCTTTTTAGATCATGACGTTATTCTTGTTACGTTGAATTtcag aCTTGGCCCACTGGGATTTTTAAGTACGGAGGATTTGATATCTCCTGGAAATCAAGGTTTAAAGGATCAGGTTCAAGTACTTCGATGGATTAACGAAAATATTGCTGCATTCGGTGGCGATCCGAACAGAGTGACAATTTTTGGTGAGAGTGCTGGTGGTGCAAGCGTTCATTATCACATGATGAGTAATCTCTCAAAAG GTCTATTCCAGCGTGCTATATCGCAAAGTGGCAACGCTCATTGTCCCTGGACCTTAACGAGACCTGGTGAAGCCAAAAAAAAGGCAGAAACTATcggaaaactttttaattgtCCGACCGATGACTCGATGGCAATGATAAACTGTCTTAAAACGAAAGACGCGATCGACATTATTGGCACGGATCGAAAGTTTCAg GAATTCGATTATTGTCCGATGATACCGTTCAGGCCAGTGATCGAGCCCGATCATTCAAATGCCTTTATTACCAAGGATCCCATtgttaatacaaaaattggTGCAGTTTTGGATATACCATGGATGATAGGTGTTACTTCGGAGGAGGGATCTCTCAGAGTACCAT CGCTCTACGCTCTACACGATGGAGAACTGATCAAGAAAATGAACGATGATTTTCCGAACGTTGCACCATTGACCTTGTTACACGGTGAAACCTGTCCTGATCATTTGCGAGATATAATTAGTCATGCGATacgagaattttatttcaaggGAAATCCTATAGATAATTCCACTCGTTTTCAAGTTATCGAT atGTATAGCGATGCTTGGTTCAATCATTGTACTCGCACGTCGATTCGTGATTTTTACAGAACCCAATCGTCcccaatttattattattatttctcttacaAAGGTAGCGCCTCATTTAGCAAAATATTCGGCGATGATAGCATGGATTACGGTGTAACGCATGCCGACGATTTGCAATATTTATTTCCGGTTGGCGAACAATTATTTCCGGACGTTCCATTGTCCAAAGAGGATCataaaatgatcgatattatGACGCTACTTTGGTTCAATTTCGCTAAATCTGG aaatccCACGCCAGAAATAACAGAAACTATAACGGAAAAATGGAAACCAGTGAAGAGTGAGTCATTAGAATATTATCGTATAAGCAATTCAATTTTATCTATGTCGGACGATCTTCAtccagaaagaagaaagttttgGGATAATTTGCCGGAATGCATTAATCAGGATAACGCGAATAAGATACCCCATGGTATTAAAGAGGAATTATAA
- the LOC127071574 gene encoding uncharacterized protein LOC127071574 isoform X1: protein MSVTTSIKMIQKKLLEMQSYCAVQEGENKIIGVIVASINFMGDHVRKETRIKENQGEAIFNIMSLRSCVFSKARPYEILQIDKYFRIHLLLVHMNHRKKGIGTALIKCCIERARTLLVPACIAGFSSVISQHMARKLGFNLLAEVMYKDFKVFNDEMQCFEYPFEDSIDQNKSLACMALSIALPIDHSQRSASIISKKENTNEKKNRKKSKRK from the exons ATGTCGGTGACAACTTCTATTAAAATGATACAAAAGAAGTTGTTGGAAATGCAAAGCTATTGCGCCGTTCAAGAAGGTGAAAATAAGATCATAGGGGTTATCGTTGcgtcgattaattttatgGGAGATCACGTACGAAAGGAAACacgaataaaa gAAAATCAAGGAGAAGCAATCTTCAATATAATGAGTCTTAGAAGTTGTGTTTTTTCTAAAGCACGTCCTTACGAGATATtacaaatcgataaatattttcgcaTACATTTATTGTTAGTACATATGAATCATCGGAAAAAAGGTATTGGAACGGCTTTAATTAAATGTTGCATCGAACGAGCAAGAACTCTTTTAGTACCAGCTTGCATAGCGGGATTTAGTTCCGTTATTAGTCAACATATGg cACGTAAATTGGGATTTAATTTACTCGCCGAAGTAATGTACAAAGATTTTAAGGTATTCAACGACGAAATGCAATGTTTCGAATATCCGTTCGAAGATTCTATCGATCAAAATAAATCATTGGCTTGTATGGCTCTATCGATCGCGTTACCAATAGATCATTCACAACGATCAGCATCGATAATttcaaagaaggaaaatacaaatgagaaaaagaatcgaaaaaaatcgaaaagaaaatga
- the LOC127071574 gene encoding uncharacterized protein LOC127071574 isoform X2 produces MHVIVLFQRLYFYRLDEHRENQGEAIFNIMSLRSCVFSKARPYEILQIDKYFRIHLLLVHMNHRKKGIGTALIKCCIERARTLLVPACIAGFSSVISQHMARKLGFNLLAEVMYKDFKVFNDEMQCFEYPFEDSIDQNKSLACMALSIALPIDHSQRSASIISKKENTNEKKNRKKSKRK; encoded by the exons ATGCACGTAATAGTGCTGTTTCAAcgcctttatttttataggttGGATGAACACAGA gAAAATCAAGGAGAAGCAATCTTCAATATAATGAGTCTTAGAAGTTGTGTTTTTTCTAAAGCACGTCCTTACGAGATATtacaaatcgataaatattttcgcaTACATTTATTGTTAGTACATATGAATCATCGGAAAAAAGGTATTGGAACGGCTTTAATTAAATGTTGCATCGAACGAGCAAGAACTCTTTTAGTACCAGCTTGCATAGCGGGATTTAGTTCCGTTATTAGTCAACATATGg cACGTAAATTGGGATTTAATTTACTCGCCGAAGTAATGTACAAAGATTTTAAGGTATTCAACGACGAAATGCAATGTTTCGAATATCCGTTCGAAGATTCTATCGATCAAAATAAATCATTGGCTTGTATGGCTCTATCGATCGCGTTACCAATAGATCATTCACAACGATCAGCATCGATAATttcaaagaaggaaaatacaaatgagaaaaagaatcgaaaaaaatcgaaaagaaaatga
- the LOC127071571 gene encoding SPRY domain-containing SOCS box protein 3-like: MNPDTNSKNRKEEIRKKYREWSWDAKCISGICELSKNNLEVTFNPKFSKGTAAARGNKPLKIGRHHYWELRIITIAYGTDVMIGVGTKRANLMDTEGKFCSLLGQDHESWGYSYKGYLQHGGQKHPYTACFNEGSVIGVHLDTWRGRLQFFSKQKSLGVAFTGLKNIVLYPMISSTSANTKIRILYCCSIPSSLQTECLSVLPRVQRNFLSDTYPVLQYLTQSTFADVLRKNSEIESDEEVSEFAPKYRRSVKLWYRRIN, encoded by the exons atgaatcctGATACTAATTCAAAAAATCGTAAGGAAGAGATCAGGAAGAAAT aTCGCGAATGGTCATGGGATGCCAAATGTATATCAGGAATATGTGAACtatcaaagaataatttaGAAGTAACATTTAATCCTAAATTTAGTAAAGGTACTGCTGCAGCAAGAGGTAATAAACCATTAAAAATAGGAAGACACCATTATTGGgaattaagaataattacgATTGCATATGGCACAGATGTA ATGATTGGTGTAGGTACCAAAAGAGCTAATCTAATGGATACAGAAGGAAAATTTTGTTCTCTGCTTGGACAAGATCACGAATCTTGGGGATATTCTTATAAAGGATACTTACAACATGGTGGTCAAAAACATCCTTATACAGCATGTTTTAATGAAGGAAGCGTAATTGGTGTACATCTTGATACTTGGAGAGGCAGATTGCAATTTTTCTCAAAACAAAAATCTTtag GTGTAGCATTTACcggattaaaaaatattgtcctTTATCCTATGATCAGCTCAACATCTGCTAACACTAAAATACGAATATTATATTGCTGCTCAATACCTAGCTCATTACAAACGGAATGCTTATCCGTACTGCCACGCGtacaaagaaattttctttctgataCTTATCCTGTATTGCAATATTTAACTCAAAGTACGTTTGCCGATGTCTTACGAAAGAATTCAg agATTGAAAGCGATGAAGAAGTTTCTGAATTTGCACCTAAATATAGACGTTCTGTGAAATTATGGTATAGGAGAATAAactag
- the LOC127071569 gene encoding N-glycosylase/DNA lyase, translated as MRVCSSLCLGFLTNKMIECSSKELNLGATLQGGQSFRWLPYKTGYRGVFNSSVWTLIQNETSIRYTVEGSLSDNQNYDEILRQYFRLDISLLDHCKKWIEVDKNFQKSYEKVDGIRILNQDILENLFSCICTSNNNIQRISGMVEKLCILFGKKICSIDGNDYFDFPTLELLQGQNVESILRKEGFGYRAAYIANTAKKLQELGGRKWLMSLHKCNNASYFEAKEQLLTLPGVGPKVADCICLMSLGHLEAIPIDTHIFQVVRAYYLPHLGKQKTVTPKIHEEISTHLRELWGPLAGWAQAILFCAKIADNAKNTLNRKRSNTKTKLEPEKKIQRVQ; from the exons ATGCGAGTTTGTTCTTCGTTATGTTTGGGGTTTCTAACCAACAAGATGATCGAATGTTCTTCGAAAGAATTGAACTTAGGTGCAACGTTGCAAGGTGGCCAAAGTTTCAG ATGGTTGCCATATAAAACTGGATATCGAGGTGTTTTTAACAGTTCGGTTTGGACATTAATTCAGAATGAAACCAGTATAAGATATACGGTTGAAGGATCACTATCGgataatcaaaattatgatGAAATTTTGAGACAATACTTCAGATtggatatatcattattagatCATTGTAAAAAATGGATTGaagtagataaaaattttcagaaATCGTACGAAAAAGTAGACGGCATTAGAATCTTGAATCAAGACATATTAGAAAATCTATTTTCCTGTATCTGCACTTCTAACAACAATATTCAGAG GATATCTGGGATGgttgaaaaattatgtattcTATTTGGTAAGAAAATATGTTCCATTGATGGGAatgattattttgattttccaACATTGGAATTATTACAAGGACAAAATGTAGAGTCTATCttaaggaaggaaggatttGGATATCGTGCAGCGTACATAGCAAATACTGCAAAAAAGTTGCAGGAACTTGGGGGAAGAAAATGGCTTATGAGTCttcataaatgtaataatgcTTCTTATTTCGAGGCTAAAGAACAATTGCTTACTCTTCCTGGAGTTGGTCCGAAAGTTGCAGATTGTATTTGTTTAATGTCTTTGGGACACTTAGAAGCTATACCaatagatacacatatatttcaaGTTGTACGAGCGTATTATTTACCGCATttaggaaaacaaaaaacagtAACTCCAAAAATTCACGAAGAAATTAGTACACATTTACGTGAATTGTGGGGACCCTTGGCTGGTTGGGCTCAAGCTATTTTATTTTGTGCAAAAATCGCTGATAACGCAAAGAATACtttaaatagaaaacgaaGTAATACAAAGACTAAATTAGAaccagaaaagaaaattcagagGGTACAGTAA
- the LOC127071568 gene encoding uncharacterized protein LOC127071568, translating into MLLALGLILLLPLVGAFRQGSDILATSNGTAGFAEVFSDRAFVVTRIQSDGKVERAIRWPGICAKETIVNWGDIDVTLRQVWEQNTGRKLQLIYEGGSLTDCIDEELERGDERSCLSNIHSDDYDDEAEAVIDEVFEYNDVESSTSTVSRDFSWLSSTSELRHRCNRLRTRTRNQVIAQHRRREYRKNVNDTILGERRERRSRSRRRRELLLIPGTQWCGRGHRATKYTNLGGFGVADACCRRHDTACPFFIPAFETRYGLFNWGITTMMHCACDERFRTCLKMADTSSANFIGKIFFDVLQTKCFVLKPQKICTKRSWWGKCQHHEYRKQAYIRDNVPY; encoded by the exons ATGCTGCTGGCATTGGGCTTGATCCTGCTGCTACCGCTTGTCGGAGCTTTTCGGCAAGGAAGCGACATCTTGGCCACGTCAAACGGCACGGCCGGCTTTGCTGAGGTTTTCTCTGATCGAGCCTTTGTAGTTACAAGGATTCAGTCGGACGGAAAAGTCGAGAGAGCGATCCGTTGGCCTGGAATTTGCGCTAAGGAGACCATCGTCAATTGGGG AGACATCGACGTGACGTTAAGACAGGTCTGGGAGCAGAACACCGGGAGAAAGTTGCAACTGATATACGAGGGTGGCAGTTTGACCGACTGCATCGACGAGGAACTAGAAAGAGGGGACGAGAGGTCCTGCCTGTCGAATATACACTCCGATGACTACGATGACGAAGCAGAGGCGGTCATCGACGAGGTGTTCGAGTACAACGATGTCGAGAGTAGTACGTCGACCGTGTCCCGAGACTTTTCTTGGTTATCATCGACCTCCGAGCTACGTCATCGGTGCAACCGTTTGAGAACGAGAACGCGAAATCAAGTCATAGCTCAACATCGACGAAg GGAATACAGAAAGAACGTCAACGATACCATACTtggtgaaagaagagaaagacgcAGTAGGAGTCGAAGACGTAGAGAACTACTTTTGATACCAGGAACCCAATGGTGCGGACGTGGTCATCGTGCTACAAAATATACTAATTTAGGTGGATTTGGTGTTGCCGATGCCTGTTGCCGAAGGCACGACACCGCTTGTCCATTCTTCATACCAGCATTTGAGACACGTTACGGCCTTTTTAATTGGGGTATCACCACTATGATGCACTGCGCTTGCGACGAAcg ATTCCGTACGTGTTTAAAAATGGCGGACACGTCGTCAGCGAATTTTATCGGTAAGATATTTTTCGACGTACTCCAAACGAAATGTTTCGTTCTTAAGCCTCAAAAGATTTGTACGAAGAGATCATGGTGGGGCAAGTGTCAGCATCACGAGTATCGCAAACAGGCATATATTCGCGACAATGTTCCTTATTGA